In Paralcaligenes sp. KSB-10, the following are encoded in one genomic region:
- a CDS encoding TIGR00730 family Rossman fold protein, with product MSEMKAAADQLKEIGWGVSVFGSARLKSDSPYYALAQEVGTRIAKAGLTVIAGGGPGIMEAVNKGAYEAGGKSVGLNIRLPHETTNNPYQTHSLHFDYFTSRKATFFMHSAAYIVLPGGFGTLDELFEVITLVQTGKLPPAPIILMGSPYWAGLIQWIRDQLLSNKLISPHDPDLLTVSDNIDEVMSLIETFRADYAEQFDCVPALPE from the coding sequence ATGTCAGAGATGAAGGCCGCTGCCGACCAGTTGAAAGAAATTGGCTGGGGTGTCAGCGTTTTTGGCAGTGCCCGTCTCAAATCCGACTCCCCCTACTATGCCCTGGCCCAGGAGGTTGGAACACGCATTGCCAAAGCCGGCCTGACGGTCATCGCCGGCGGCGGCCCTGGCATTATGGAGGCCGTCAACAAAGGGGCTTACGAGGCTGGCGGCAAAAGCGTAGGCCTGAATATACGGCTGCCGCACGAAACCACCAATAATCCTTACCAGACCCATAGCCTGCATTTCGACTATTTCACGTCGCGCAAAGCCACTTTTTTCATGCACAGCGCCGCCTACATCGTGCTGCCGGGTGGATTCGGCACCCTCGACGAACTATTCGAAGTCATTACGCTGGTCCAGACCGGCAAGCTGCCGCCCGCCCCCATTATATTGATGGGAAGCCCTTATTGGGCCGGCCTGATCCAATGGATCCGGGATCAATTGCTGAGCAATAAACTGATCAGTCCGCACGACCCCGACTTGCTCACGGTTTCCGACAATATCGACGAGGTCATGAGCCTGATCGAAACATTTCGTGCCGATTACGCGGAACAATTCGATTGCGTCCCGGCATTGCCCGAATAG
- a CDS encoding NAD-dependent succinate-semialdehyde dehydrogenase: MTTLQLPIHLNDSTLYRTQSYIDGQWVRSSDGSTFAVDNPSNGAIIAQVCNLGEAEAHSAINAANKAQKAWRARTGKDRAKLLRRWFDLILANAEDLAQIMTLEQGKPISESRGEIVYGASFVEWFAEQAKRVTGDILGSPNANRMLVMREPIGVCAAITPWNFPNAMITRKVAPALAAGCTVVLKPAEQTPLSALALAELAERAGIPAGVLNIIAADSDRSIAIGKVLCASPIVKKVTFTGSTAVGRILMQQSAPTIKKLSLELGGLAPFIVFDDADLDAAVDGAVASKYRNAGQTCVCTNRFYVHEAVYDQFVKKLAAKVASSLKVGDGFADTVTQGPLIDDAAVAKVQEHVKDAIGKGAQVVTGGKTHALGGRFFEPTILSNVNEEMLCMREETFGPLAPVVKFTDEAHVVELANNTEYGLAAYFYSRDIGRIFRIAEALEYGMVGVNTGLISNEVAPFGGVKQSGLGREGSIYGMDDFMELKYVCLGGI; encoded by the coding sequence ATGACTACCCTACAACTTCCGATTCACCTGAACGATTCCACCCTTTATCGCACCCAGTCGTACATTGACGGCCAGTGGGTACGATCCAGCGACGGCAGCACTTTTGCCGTCGACAACCCGTCCAACGGCGCCATCATTGCCCAGGTCTGCAATCTGGGCGAAGCCGAAGCCCATAGCGCCATCAATGCCGCCAACAAGGCGCAAAAAGCCTGGCGCGCGCGCACCGGCAAAGATCGCGCCAAGCTGTTGCGCCGCTGGTTCGATCTGATCCTCGCGAATGCCGAAGATCTGGCACAGATCATGACACTCGAACAGGGCAAACCGATTTCGGAGTCTCGCGGTGAAATTGTCTATGGCGCTTCATTCGTTGAATGGTTCGCCGAGCAGGCCAAGCGTGTTACAGGCGACATCCTGGGTTCGCCCAATGCCAATCGCATGCTGGTCATGCGTGAACCCATCGGCGTTTGCGCCGCGATCACGCCATGGAACTTCCCCAACGCCATGATCACCCGCAAGGTGGCGCCGGCCCTGGCCGCCGGTTGCACCGTGGTTCTCAAACCCGCCGAACAAACACCGCTGTCGGCATTGGCACTGGCCGAACTGGCCGAACGGGCGGGCATTCCAGCCGGCGTGCTCAATATCATTGCCGCCGACAGCGACCGGTCAATCGCCATTGGCAAAGTGCTGTGCGCCAGCCCCATCGTCAAGAAAGTGACCTTTACAGGCTCGACGGCCGTGGGTCGCATCCTGATGCAGCAAAGCGCCCCCACCATCAAGAAGCTCTCGCTTGAGCTGGGCGGCCTGGCACCGTTCATTGTGTTCGACGACGCCGACCTGGATGCCGCGGTCGATGGCGCTGTAGCCTCCAAATACCGCAATGCCGGCCAAACCTGCGTATGCACCAATCGCTTCTACGTACATGAAGCGGTATACGATCAATTCGTGAAAAAACTGGCCGCCAAAGTGGCCAGCAGCCTGAAAGTCGGCGACGGCTTTGCCGATACCGTCACACAAGGCCCCCTGATCGACGATGCCGCGGTGGCCAAAGTGCAGGAACATGTAAAAGACGCCATAGGCAAAGGCGCACAGGTCGTGACCGGCGGAAAGACCCATGCACTGGGCGGACGCTTTTTCGAGCCAACCATCCTGTCCAACGTCAACGAAGAAATGCTTTGCATGCGCGAAGAAACCTTCGGCCCGCTCGCCCCGGTAGTCAAATTCACCGATGAAGCACATGTCGTTGAACTGGCCAACAACACCGAATACGGGCTGGCAGCGTATTTCTACAGCCGCGACATCGGCCGCATATTCCGCATTGCCGAAGCGCTGGAATATGGCATGGTGGGCGTCAACACCGGCCTGATTTCCAACGAAGTCGCTCCTTTCGGCGGCGTCAAGCAGTCCGGGCTAGGCCGTGAAGGCTCCATCTACGGCATGGACGACTTCATGGAACTCAAATATGTATGCCTGGGCGGCATTTAG
- the tauA gene encoding taurine ABC transporter substrate-binding protein, translated as METLFRRARKLALLGLTSGALALSATVAQAETTVVVGYQQIVGPFVSAIANGSFDKAAKEAGYKIDWRQFSSAGDISSALASGDVPVGVLGSTGITAATTRGVDIQLFWILDNIGKSEALVARNGSGITKPEDLIGKKVAVPFVSTSHFHLLVGLTKLWKMDPSKVNILNMQPPQIVAAWQRGDIDAAYVWPPALTEIEKTGKVITDSAEIGAKSVPTFDGLVVGKDWGAKNPKFMAAFTKVLAQSYSDYNANSAKMTSGDAGIKGIIKMIGGKPDDILSALKLLIFPSAQEQASKTWLGGGKDGGAVRALTASADFLKSQRQIDKVLGDYTPFVNSSYAEAASK; from the coding sequence ATGGAAACCTTATTTCGCCGTGCCCGCAAATTGGCCCTGCTCGGGCTGACATCCGGAGCACTTGCGCTCAGCGCTACAGTTGCACAGGCAGAAACCACCGTTGTAGTGGGTTATCAGCAAATTGTGGGACCCTTTGTCAGCGCCATCGCCAACGGCAGCTTCGACAAGGCGGCCAAAGAAGCGGGATACAAAATCGACTGGCGGCAATTCAGCTCGGCGGGCGACATTTCCAGCGCGCTGGCTTCCGGCGATGTACCGGTTGGCGTACTCGGTTCAACCGGTATAACCGCGGCTACTACTCGCGGCGTCGATATCCAGCTTTTCTGGATCCTGGACAATATCGGCAAATCCGAGGCTCTGGTGGCCCGCAATGGGTCGGGCATCACCAAACCCGAAGACCTGATCGGCAAGAAAGTGGCCGTGCCCTTTGTGTCGACCTCGCACTTTCACCTTCTTGTCGGCCTGACCAAGCTCTGGAAAATGGATCCGAGCAAGGTCAATATCCTGAATATGCAGCCGCCGCAAATCGTGGCGGCATGGCAGCGGGGCGACATCGACGCAGCCTATGTATGGCCGCCCGCACTTACCGAAATCGAAAAAACCGGCAAAGTCATTACCGACTCGGCAGAGATCGGTGCGAAGAGCGTTCCCACCTTCGACGGTCTCGTGGTTGGCAAAGACTGGGGAGCAAAGAACCCCAAGTTCATGGCGGCGTTTACCAAGGTGCTGGCACAATCGTACAGTGATTACAACGCCAATAGCGCAAAAATGACCAGCGGCGACGCCGGCATCAAAGGCATTATCAAAATGATCGGCGGCAAGCCGGACGACATCCTCTCGGCGCTCAAATTGCTGATTTTCCCCTCGGCACAGGAGCAAGCTTCCAAAACCTGGCTGGGCGGCGGCAAAGACGGCGGTGCGGTACGTGCCCTGACCGCCAGCGCCGATTTCCTGAAATCCCAACGCCAGATCGACAAGGTGCTTGGCGACTACACACCTTTCGTCAACAGCAGCTACGCCGAAGCGGCCAGCAAGTAG
- a CDS encoding taurine ABC transporter ATP-binding protein has product MGNLHVNGVSVTYPGLQHGGSVVALQDVNLQINSGDFVVALGASGCGKTTLLNLLAGFLSPTQGQLLLGERPIVGPGPDRGVVFQKHALLPWLNVMENTEFGLKLQGVEKSKRRATAAKNLELVGLQDFHKHMIYQLSGGMQQRVGIARALTCNPAMLLMDEPMAALDALTRETIQELLLDVWQLTHKMFFFITHSVEEALFLGSRLVVMSPRPGRITNTYELDFNKRFLETRDARAIKSSKDFINMRETILGIIYGDERAAETAEPIHV; this is encoded by the coding sequence ATGGGAAATCTACACGTCAACGGAGTCAGTGTGACCTATCCGGGTTTACAGCATGGTGGCTCTGTCGTTGCGCTGCAAGATGTCAATTTGCAAATCAATTCCGGAGATTTCGTGGTCGCGCTCGGCGCATCGGGATGCGGCAAGACAACCCTCCTGAATCTATTGGCCGGATTTCTGTCGCCGACCCAAGGGCAATTGCTGCTTGGCGAGCGGCCGATAGTCGGACCGGGCCCCGACCGCGGCGTGGTGTTCCAGAAGCACGCCTTGCTGCCCTGGCTGAACGTCATGGAAAACACCGAATTCGGACTCAAGCTGCAGGGAGTCGAAAAAAGCAAACGCAGGGCGACCGCAGCTAAAAATCTCGAACTGGTTGGCCTGCAGGATTTTCATAAACACATGATTTACCAATTGTCGGGCGGCATGCAGCAACGCGTCGGAATTGCGCGCGCCCTCACCTGCAATCCCGCGATGCTGCTCATGGACGAGCCCATGGCCGCTCTGGACGCGCTCACCCGCGAAACCATCCAGGAGCTATTGCTGGATGTATGGCAATTGACTCACAAAATGTTCTTCTTTATTACCCATAGCGTGGAAGAAGCCCTTTTCCTGGGCTCACGGCTGGTTGTGATGTCGCCAAGGCCCGGCCGCATCACCAATACCTACGAACTGGATTTCAACAAACGATTTTTGGAAACGAGGGATGCCCGTGCCATCAAATCAAGCAAAGACTTCATCAACATGCGCGAAACCATCCTGGGCATCATTTACGGCGACGAACGCGCTGCCGAAACCGCGGAGCCCATCCATGTCTAA
- a CDS encoding ABC transporter permease subunit: protein MSKKLFLGKPSTPGKVYGAPGAGQSGFISFMTAVVLIALWFLITKLGLVKPIFLPSPIAVYDKFIEAMTQGVANSTLAQHTAASLSRVMGAFFLALVTAVPIGVLMGVNRIVRGLWDPVIEFYRPLPPLAYLPLVIIWFGIGEFPKVFLIYLAIFAPMAIAARAGVKSVSIEQIHASYAMGASSSQIIWHVILKAAMPEIFTGMRIGIGVGWTTLVAAEMVAASRGLGFMVLNAAQYLASDTVIMGIIVIGFFAFVFDLLVRYLEKILIPWKGKA from the coding sequence ATGTCTAAGAAACTCTTTTTGGGCAAGCCTTCCACGCCCGGCAAGGTATATGGCGCGCCGGGAGCCGGTCAAAGCGGTTTCATCAGCTTCATGACTGCAGTCGTACTGATTGCCCTGTGGTTCCTCATCACCAAGCTGGGCCTGGTCAAGCCCATTTTTCTGCCCTCACCTATTGCGGTCTACGATAAATTCATCGAGGCCATGACCCAGGGCGTCGCCAACTCGACGCTTGCACAGCACACCGCAGCCAGCTTGAGCCGCGTCATGGGCGCCTTTTTTCTTGCCCTGGTTACCGCGGTGCCCATAGGCGTTCTGATGGGCGTGAACCGCATCGTTCGCGGCCTGTGGGATCCGGTCATCGAATTCTATCGGCCCCTGCCCCCCCTGGCTTATCTGCCCTTGGTAATTATCTGGTTCGGCATCGGCGAATTTCCCAAGGTCTTCCTGATCTATCTGGCAATTTTTGCGCCGATGGCGATCGCCGCACGGGCCGGAGTCAAATCGGTATCCATCGAACAAATCCATGCTTCCTACGCCATGGGAGCAAGCAGCAGCCAGATTATCTGGCACGTCATACTCAAGGCCGCCATGCCGGAAATCTTCACCGGCATGCGTATCGGCATCGGCGTGGGCTGGACCACGCTGGTGGCTGCGGAAATGGTGGCGGCTTCGCGCGGCCTGGGCTTCATGGTGCTGAACGCCGCGCAGTACCTGGCCAGCGACACCGTCATCATGGGAATTATCGTCATCGGCTTTTTCGCCTTTGTATTCGATTTACTGGTGAGATACCTCGAAAAAATACTGATTCCCTGGAAAGGAAAGGCCTGA
- a CDS encoding PLP-dependent aminotransferase family protein: MPQPVASRQPVLWASLFERVSDPNLSLQGRIRQMLVSAILSGHLPPGMSVPSSRLLSDKLGIARNTVVFAYQQLVSEGYLVSRERSGHFVADDVMSGRLALSSSSEPQTQAETPRRASWGKRLSFHPSHQRNIVKPADWQKLPYPFVYAQFDASQFPTAEWRECCTKALSVLDIRSWAPDLISNDDSALIEEIRTQVLPRRGVWAEKEEIVVTVGAQHALYLLADLLVQKHSVVGMEDPGYPDARNIFIHRTERLLPLPIDEQGLCITPQLLDCDYLFVTPSHQCPTTVTLPLARREALLAMADEADSIIIEDDYETENRYDNKPTPALKSLDKNGRVIYVGSLSKSFAPGLRIGYIVAPKELTYELRALRRLMLRHPSAYIQRAFALFISLGHHHALLRRLSVIYQERSHVLTEALSTHLPEFEHIPLSGGSWCWVKAPSHVDTQELANHAVTQGVFIEPGHVFFHNALHGKHNYMRLGFSAIDSKHIAPGIERLGKVYRQLYPSP; the protein is encoded by the coding sequence ATGCCGCAGCCAGTTGCGTCCAGGCAACCCGTTTTATGGGCTTCGCTATTCGAGCGTGTGAGCGATCCGAACCTCAGCCTGCAGGGTCGCATCCGTCAAATGCTGGTATCGGCGATCCTGTCGGGGCATTTGCCGCCAGGCATGTCAGTGCCCTCCAGCCGCCTGCTGTCGGACAAGCTTGGCATAGCCCGAAATACCGTGGTTTTTGCCTACCAGCAACTCGTCTCCGAGGGCTATCTGGTTTCACGAGAGCGTAGCGGCCATTTCGTCGCCGACGATGTCATGAGCGGACGCCTGGCACTATCCTCGTCTTCAGAACCGCAGACTCAAGCTGAAACGCCCAGGCGCGCCTCCTGGGGCAAGCGTCTCAGTTTTCATCCCTCGCATCAACGCAACATCGTCAAGCCCGCCGACTGGCAGAAACTTCCCTATCCCTTTGTCTACGCACAATTCGACGCCTCTCAATTTCCCACGGCCGAATGGAGGGAGTGCTGCACCAAGGCACTGTCGGTACTCGATATCCGCAGCTGGGCTCCCGATCTGATCAGCAACGACGATTCGGCACTCATTGAAGAAATCCGCACTCAAGTCCTGCCACGACGTGGCGTTTGGGCGGAAAAAGAAGAAATTGTGGTTACAGTGGGCGCTCAGCACGCGCTGTACCTGCTGGCCGATCTGCTTGTACAGAAACATTCAGTCGTAGGCATGGAAGACCCTGGCTATCCCGACGCGCGCAATATCTTCATACACAGAACCGAACGTTTGTTGCCGCTGCCCATCGACGAGCAGGGTTTGTGCATTACCCCTCAGCTGCTCGACTGCGACTACCTGTTCGTCACTCCCAGCCATCAATGCCCGACCACGGTTACGTTACCGCTGGCACGGCGCGAAGCATTGCTTGCCATGGCGGACGAGGCCGACAGCATTATTATCGAAGACGATTACGAAACGGAAAACCGCTATGACAACAAGCCGACCCCGGCACTCAAGAGCCTGGACAAGAACGGCCGCGTCATCTACGTGGGCAGCCTGTCGAAAAGCTTCGCGCCAGGCTTGCGCATCGGCTACATTGTTGCACCCAAGGAGCTGACCTACGAATTGCGTGCCTTGCGCCGTTTGATGCTGCGCCATCCCTCGGCGTACATTCAACGCGCATTCGCCCTGTTTATTTCACTTGGCCACCACCATGCCCTTTTGCGCCGGCTATCCGTGATTTATCAGGAACGCTCTCACGTCCTGACCGAAGCGCTGAGCACCCATTTGCCTGAATTCGAGCACATTCCGCTCAGCGGCGGCTCCTGGTGCTGGGTCAAGGCCCCTTCGCACGTCGACACGCAGGAGCTGGCCAATCATGCCGTGACGCAGGGAGTGTTTATCGAACCCGGCCATGTCTTCTTCCACAATGCCCTGCATGGCAAGCATAACTATATGCGCCTGGGCTTCAGCGCCATCGACAGCAAGCACATTGCGCCCGGAATCGAACGGCTCGGCAAGGTGTACCGTCAGTTATATCCCAGCCCCTGA
- a CDS encoding FAD-binding oxidoreductase encodes MAASPEVVNGTNPGPYSAYDPLYDPLVSRTGQGQAYAPTYWVGTAGTPPEDDGPIQSDVDADVVIVGSGFTGLATALNLAQEHGVKAIVLEANRTAWGCTSRNGGQGQNASGRLYRSQWIQRWGLDTAKRLDAEIRGGFEYWKSMVATIDCDAQPGGHLYTAHRAKKMPFLENEARVMKEVFGYNTRMLSRAELHENYIADQEAMGALHEPDGVGIHPLKLAFGYIRKARALGVKIHPSSPVLGWETINGVHHLRTPGGIVRARRVAVATGGYTPQGLHKSLSGKIMPILSNSMVTRPLTADERAQAGLKSTTFVTDTRTLRFYYRLLPDGSMQIGSRSAVTGADAKNPRHLELLKEGLYRKFPSLRNIPIAYSWWGWVDVSHDMMPRITQPDPKEQIFYAFGYGGNGVSFSSHAGRRLAERIMGKGGDQWNLPIYNSPLPGHLFAPFRRLGQAMLYKYYYLRDEHL; translated from the coding sequence ATGGCTGCCAGTCCCGAAGTTGTTAACGGCACTAATCCAGGGCCGTACAGTGCCTACGATCCTTTGTATGATCCTCTGGTTTCCCGAACGGGCCAGGGGCAGGCTTATGCGCCGACCTACTGGGTCGGCACGGCGGGCACCCCTCCTGAAGACGATGGCCCCATCCAGTCCGATGTGGATGCCGATGTGGTGATTGTCGGGTCGGGGTTTACGGGTCTGGCTACCGCACTGAACCTGGCCCAGGAACATGGCGTCAAGGCGATTGTGCTCGAAGCCAATCGAACCGCCTGGGGCTGTACCAGCCGTAACGGCGGCCAGGGGCAGAACGCTTCGGGTCGCCTGTATCGTTCGCAATGGATACAGCGCTGGGGCCTGGATACTGCCAAACGGCTCGATGCTGAAATCCGCGGCGGGTTCGAATACTGGAAAAGCATGGTGGCAACCATCGATTGCGACGCCCAGCCGGGTGGCCATTTGTATACCGCGCATCGTGCCAAGAAGATGCCTTTTCTTGAGAATGAAGCGCGGGTCATGAAAGAGGTATTCGGCTATAACACGCGTATGCTGTCGCGCGCCGAGCTGCATGAGAACTACATTGCCGATCAAGAGGCCATGGGGGCATTGCATGAGCCCGATGGTGTGGGCATTCATCCCCTCAAGCTGGCTTTCGGCTACATACGCAAGGCGCGGGCCTTGGGGGTGAAGATTCATCCCTCCAGCCCGGTCCTGGGCTGGGAAACGATCAATGGAGTGCATCATTTACGCACGCCCGGTGGCATCGTCCGCGCCCGGCGCGTGGCGGTTGCAACCGGCGGCTATACACCGCAAGGGCTGCACAAAAGCCTGAGCGGCAAGATCATGCCGATCTTGTCGAATTCTATGGTGACGCGCCCGCTGACTGCCGACGAGCGCGCTCAGGCCGGCCTCAAGAGCACCACGTTTGTTACCGATACCCGGACCTTGCGTTTTTATTATCGCCTGTTGCCTGACGGCTCGATGCAAATTGGCAGCCGTAGCGCCGTAACGGGTGCCGATGCAAAGAACCCCCGTCATCTGGAATTGCTGAAGGAGGGCTTGTACCGGAAGTTTCCCAGCCTGCGCAATATCCCCATTGCCTATTCCTGGTGGGGCTGGGTCGATGTCAGTCACGACATGATGCCGCGTATTACTCAGCCGGACCCCAAAGAGCAAATATTCTATGCATTTGGCTATGGCGGCAATGGCGTTTCCTTTTCGTCTCATGCCGGACGCCGGCTGGCCGAACGCATCATGGGCAAGGGCGGGGATCAGTGGAACCTGCCGATTTACAATTCGCCTTTGCCAGGCCACCTGTTTGCGCCGTTCCGTCGCCTGGGGCAGGCCATGCTCTATAAATATTATTATCTGCGCGACGAGCATCTGTAA
- a CDS encoding nuclear transport factor 2 family protein codes for MSDEALMRVLEKFGDAWNRHDIDALMACMHNDCVFETVAGPEVYGARHDGPAAVRKAFEAAWQTIPDAQWLNAKVWVKGDQGVMESTFTGTAADGARIEANMVDLIVFRDGKILRKNAFRKNRPPIPAKV; via the coding sequence ATGTCCGACGAAGCTCTGATGCGCGTTCTGGAAAAATTCGGCGACGCGTGGAACCGGCACGATATCGATGCGCTGATGGCGTGCATGCATAACGATTGTGTATTTGAAACCGTGGCCGGCCCGGAAGTCTACGGCGCGCGGCATGATGGCCCGGCGGCGGTGCGCAAGGCTTTCGAAGCCGCGTGGCAAACGATTCCCGATGCCCAATGGCTGAATGCCAAAGTATGGGTGAAGGGCGATCAGGGGGTCATGGAATCCACGTTTACAGGCACGGCGGCCGATGGCGCGCGCATAGAGGCCAATATGGTCGATCTGATTGTGTTCCGCGATGGGAAAATCTTGCGCAAGAATGCGTTCCGAAAAAATCGGCCGCCGATTCCGGCGAAGGTCTGA
- the xsc gene encoding sulfoacetaldehyde acetyltransferase, whose translation MSATTPTSTSGPQKMTPSEAFVETLAANGVTDMFGIMGSAFMDAMDIFAPAGIRLIPVVHEQGAGHMADGYARVSGRHGVVIGQNGPGISNCVTAIAAAYWAHSPVVIVTPEAGTMGIGLGGFQEAKQLPMFQEFTKYQGHVTHPARMAEYTARCFDRAQSEMGPTQLNIPRDYFYGEIKAEIPQPQRLDRGAGGENSLNEAAELLANAKFPVIISGGGVVMADGVEECKALAERLGAPVVNSYLHNDSFPASHPLWCGPLGYQGSKAAMKLIAKADVVLALGSRLGPFGTLPQHGMDYWPKEAKIIQVDADNKMLGLVKKISVGICGDAKAAAVALTQRLSNKTLASDATKASRAKEIQAEKAAWEKELDEWTHEKDPFSLDMIEEQSKEPGNYLHPRQVLRELEKAMPPDVMVSTDIGNINSVSNSYLRFEKPRSFFAAMSWGNCGYAFPTIIGAKVAAPHRPAVSYAGDGAWGMSLMETMTCVRHNIPVTAVVFHNRQWGAEKKNQVDFYNRRFVAGELDNQSFAGIAKAMGAEGIVVDKLEDVGPALKKAIDLQMNHGKTTIVEIMCTRELGDPFRRDALSKPVRLLDKYKDYV comes from the coding sequence ATGAGCGCCACCACCCCTACCTCAACCTCCGGCCCACAGAAAATGACGCCGTCCGAGGCTTTTGTTGAAACCCTGGCCGCCAACGGCGTGACCGACATGTTTGGCATCATGGGCTCCGCCTTCATGGATGCCATGGACATATTCGCCCCAGCCGGCATCCGGCTGATCCCCGTCGTGCACGAACAAGGCGCGGGTCACATGGCCGACGGCTATGCCCGAGTCAGCGGCCGCCACGGCGTAGTCATCGGACAAAACGGCCCGGGGATCAGCAACTGCGTTACAGCCATTGCCGCCGCCTACTGGGCCCACTCGCCCGTTGTGATCGTCACACCCGAAGCCGGCACCATGGGCATAGGGCTGGGCGGCTTCCAGGAGGCCAAGCAGCTCCCGATGTTCCAGGAATTCACTAAATATCAGGGCCACGTTACCCATCCAGCCCGCATGGCCGAATACACGGCACGCTGCTTCGACCGCGCCCAGTCCGAAATGGGCCCCACGCAGTTGAACATTCCGCGCGATTATTTCTACGGCGAAATCAAGGCTGAAATCCCGCAGCCGCAACGGCTGGACCGGGGCGCGGGCGGCGAAAACAGCCTGAACGAAGCGGCCGAGCTTCTGGCCAACGCCAAATTTCCCGTCATTATTTCGGGCGGCGGTGTCGTGATGGCCGATGGCGTCGAGGAATGCAAGGCCTTGGCCGAGCGCCTGGGCGCACCTGTGGTCAACAGCTATCTGCATAACGACTCCTTCCCCGCCAGCCACCCCCTCTGGTGCGGCCCGCTGGGCTACCAGGGATCCAAGGCAGCCATGAAGCTCATCGCCAAGGCCGATGTCGTCCTGGCGCTGGGCTCGCGCCTCGGACCTTTCGGCACCCTGCCTCAGCACGGCATGGACTATTGGCCGAAAGAAGCCAAGATCATCCAGGTCGATGCCGACAACAAGATGCTCGGCCTGGTCAAGAAAATATCGGTCGGCATCTGCGGCGACGCCAAAGCGGCCGCCGTCGCGCTGACACAGCGTTTAAGCAACAAGACCCTGGCCAGCGATGCGACCAAGGCATCGCGCGCCAAGGAAATCCAGGCCGAAAAAGCCGCATGGGAAAAAGAGCTGGATGAATGGACTCATGAAAAAGATCCCTTCAGCCTCGACATGATCGAGGAGCAAAGCAAGGAGCCCGGCAATTATCTGCATCCACGCCAGGTGTTGCGCGAACTCGAAAAGGCCATGCCGCCCGACGTCATGGTTTCGACCGATATCGGCAATATCAACTCGGTTTCCAACAGCTATCTGCGTTTCGAAAAACCACGCAGCTTTTTTGCCGCCATGAGCTGGGGCAATTGCGGATACGCTTTCCCGACCATTATCGGAGCCAAAGTCGCCGCGCCCCATCGCCCTGCCGTGTCGTATGCCGGCGACGGAGCCTGGGGTATGAGCCTGATGGAAACCATGACTTGCGTGCGCCACAATATTCCTGTGACGGCGGTGGTATTCCATAACCGCCAATGGGGCGCCGAGAAGAAAAACCAGGTCGACTTCTATAACCGCCGTTTCGTGGCGGGCGAGCTCGACAACCAAAGCTTTGCCGGAATTGCCAAGGCCATGGGTGCCGAAGGCATTGTGGTCGACAAGCTGGAAGATGTCGGCCCTGCGCTTAAAAAAGCAATCGATCTGCAGATGAATCACGGCAAGACCACTATCGTCGAGATCATGTGCACACGCGAACTGGGTGATCCGTTCCGGCGTGACGCCCTGTCCAAGCCCGTACGCCTGCTCGATAAGTACAAGGATTACGTTTAA